A region from the Tachysurus vachellii isolate PV-2020 chromosome 25, HZAU_Pvac_v1, whole genome shotgun sequence genome encodes:
- the LOC132840191 gene encoding acetylcholine receptor subunit delta-like, with the protein MPPVRVSPGEVHIHTNRATTRETEIKMNSVYYLLPVLLSFFLSGCSGRNEEERLIHHLFKERGYNKELRPVQNKDETVMIYLSLMLSNLISLDEVSETLLTNVWMEHGWTDPRLAWNESEFDDIGILRLPSRLVWLPEIVLENNNDAQFEVAYYCNVLVYPSGFVYWLPPAIFRSSCSINVYYFPFDWQNCTLKFSSLTYNAKEISLNLKEEQDSETERSYLVEWIITDPEGFTENGEWEIIHRPARRNIYKSIPMDSNKHQDITFYLIIKRKPLFYIVNIIIPCVLISFLASLVYYLPADSGEKMTLSISVLLAQSVFLLLISQRLPETSMAIPLIVKYLMFIMVLVTVVVLNCVTVLNLHFRTPSTHVMTEWTKEFFLEKLPRILHMSHPVETEPQWVGALPRRSSSVGYITKADEYYSVKSRSELMFEKQSERHGLTTRPTPTAVNKSSSNSEVSDQLYNELKPAVEGANYIFKHMRDKNDYNEEKDNWSGIARTVDRLCFFIVTPIMTIGTICIFLTGIYNHPPPIPFEGDSFTYREADKRFI; encoded by the exons ATGCCACCTGTCCGAGTCAGTCCAGGAGAAgtccacattcacacaaacagagcAACAACCAGAGAAacggaaataaaaatgaattcgGTTTATTATTTGCTTCCTgttttgctctctttctttctctcag GCTGCAGCGGCAGGAATGAGGAGGAACGTCTCATCCATCACCTGTTTAAAGAGCGCGGGTACAACAAAGAGCTGCGTCCGGTGCAGAACAAAGACGAGACGGTGATGATTTATCTCTCACTAATGCTCTCCAACCTCATCTCTCTG GATGAAGTCAGTGAAACTTTACTGACCAACGTCTGGATGGAACAT ggctggacTGACCCCAGACTTGCGTGGAACGAATCAGAGTTTGATGACATCGGTATCCTCCGTCTGCCCTCCAGACTGGTGTGGCTTCCAGAGATTGTTTTGGAGAACAA TAACGACGCCCAGTTCGAGGTGGCTTATTACTGTAACGTGTTGGTGTATCCCTCTGGCTTTGTGTACTGGTTGCCTCCTGCTATCTTCCGTAGTTCCTGTTCCATCAATGTCTACTACTTTCCATTTGACTGGCAAAACTGCACCCTAAAGTTCAG CTCTTTAACCTACAACGCCAAAGAGATCAGcttaaatttaaaagaagagcAGGATTCCGAAACCGAGAGGAGCTACCTTGTGGAGTGGATCATCACCGACCCTGAAGGATTTACAG AAAATGGGGAGTGGGagatcattcacagacctgccAGAAGAAACATCTACAAGTCCATCCCTATGGACAGCAACAAGCACCAAGACATCACCTTCTACCTGATCATCAAACGCAAGCCTCTGTTCTACATCGTCAACATCATCATTCCCTGCGTTCTCATCTCCTTCCTGGCCTCACTGGTGTACTACCTGCCTGCAGACA GTGGTGAGAAGATGACCTTGTCCATCTCAGTACTTTTGGCCCAGTCTGTGTTCCTGCTCCTGATATCTCAGCGGTTACCTGAGACCTCCATGGCTATTCCACTGATTGTGAA GTACCTGATGTTCATCATGGTTCTGGTCACGGTGGTGGTGTTGAATTGCGTCACCGTGCTGAACCTCCACTTCAGGACCCCCAGCACACACGTCATGACGGAGTGGACCAAAGAG TTCTTCCTGGAGAAACTTCCTCGTATCCTCCACATGTCTCACCCTGTGGAGACCGAGCCACAGTGGGTCGGTGCCCTGCCCAGGCGCTCCAGCTCCGTGGGTTACATCACCAAAGCCGATGAGTATTATAGCGTCAAGTCCCGCAGCGAGCTGATGTTTGAGAAGCAGTCGGAGAGGCACGGATTGACCACCAGGCCCACGCCCACCGCCG TGAATAAATCGAGCAGCAACTCAGAGGTGAGCGATCAGCTGTATAACGAGCTGAAACCGGCTGTGGAAGGAGCGAACTACATCTTCAAGCACATGCGTGACAAAAACGACTATAATGAG GAGAAGGATAACTGGAGTGGGATCGCCAGGACGGTGGACCGCCTCTGTTTCTTCATAGTGACTCCCATCATGACCATCGGAACCATCTGCATCTTCCTGACGGGAATCTACAACCATCCTCCTCCTATTCCATTTGAGGGAGACTCGTTCACTTACAGAGAGGCCGACAAACGCTTTATTTGA